A genomic segment from Phragmites australis chromosome 6, lpPhrAust1.1, whole genome shotgun sequence encodes:
- the LOC133921839 gene encoding serine/threonine-protein kinase AFC2-like isoform X2: protein MECIAEMPPAPLDRRPRKRQRLGWDVGPAEFHQIEFCGQEVANAITAVALGLSSGGIVPSQENQELPRLASPPLREDDKDGHYVFAVGDNLTSRYKINAKMGEGTFGQVLECWDRERKEMVAIKIIRGIKKYRDAAMIEIGMLEQLGKYDKSRSSCVQIRNWFDYRNHICIVFERLGPSLYDFLRKNNYRSFPIALVREVAKQLLECIAFMHELRLIHTDLKPENILLVSPEYIKVPDYKVSSRSPKEGSYYKRLPKSSALKVIDFGSTTFDQQDQTYVVSTRHYRAPEVILGLGWSYPCDIWSVGCILVELCTGEALFQTHENLEHLAMMERVFGPLPYHMLKRADRHAEKYIRKCRLNWPEGCTSRESMKAVMKLPRLQNLVMQNVDQSAGDFIDLLQGLLKYDPASRLTAQEALAHPFLTGVSERR from the exons ATGGAGTGCATCGCCGAGATGCCGCCCGCGCCGCTCGACCGCCGCCCGCGCAAGCGGCAGCGGTTGGGCTGGGACGTCGGCCCCGCGGAGTTCCATCAG ATAGAATTTTGTGGGCAAGAAGTTGCGAATGCCATCACAGCTGTTGCGTTGGGCCTCTCTTCGGGTGGTATTGTTCCTTCTCAGGAGAACCAAGAGCTCCCTCGTTTGGCTTCCCCTCCACTGAGAGAGGATGACAAGGATGGCCATTATGTTTTTGCGGTGGGAGATAACCTCACATCTCGCT ATAAGATTAATGCAAAAATGGGCGAAG GTACCTTTGGTCAGGTGTTGGAATGTTGGGATAGGGAAAGGAAAGAGATGGTGGCTATCAAGATCATCAGGGGCATAAAAAAGTACAGGGATGCTGCAATGATAGAAATTGGCATGCTCGAACAGCTTGGTAAATATGACAAAAGTAGATCCAG TTGTGTTCAAATTCGGAACTGGTTTGACTATCGTAACCATATCTGTATT GTCTTTGAGAGGCTTGGACCAAGCTTATATGATTTTCTGCGGAAAAACAATTACCGCTCATTCCCAATTGCCCTAGTTCGGGAGGTTGCCAAACAACTGTTGGAATGTATAGCAT TTATGCATGAATTGCGCCTCATACACACTGATTTAAAGCCTGAGAACATTCTTCTTGTTTCTCCGGAGTACATTAAAGTGCCTGATTACAAA GTTTCTTCCCGATCTCCAAAGGAGGGCTCCTATTACAAGAGGTTGCCGAAGTCTAGTGCTCTCAAGGTGATTGATTTTGGTAGCACTACCTTTGATCAACAGGACCAGACTTATGTGGTGTCGACAAGGCATTATCGAGCTCCAGAAGTGATCTTGG GACTCGGATGGAGTTACCCATGTGATATTTGGAGTGTTGGTTGTATTCTGGTTGAGCTTTGCACG GGAGAGGCATTATTTCAGACCCATGAAAACTTGGAACATCTGGCTATGATGGAGAGGGTGTTCGGACCTTTGCCATACCATATGCTCAAGAGGGCAGA TCGACATGCTGAGAAATACATCAGAAAATGCCGTTTGAACTGGCCTGAGGGTTGCACTTCGCGGGAGAGCATGAAAGCTGTGATGAAACTGCCCAGGCTTCAG AATCTGGTTATGCAAAATGTGGATCAGTCTGCTGGGGATTTCATCGATCTTTTGCAAGGGCTGCTGAAGTATGATCCAGCAAGCCGCCTAACAGCACAAGAGGCGCTGGCGCATCCATTCTTGACAGGAGTGAGCGAGCGAAGATGA
- the LOC133921839 gene encoding serine/threonine-protein kinase AFC2-like isoform X1 produces the protein MECIAEMPPAPLDRRPRKRQRLGWDVGPAEFHQVQIEFCGQEVANAITAVALGLSSGGIVPSQENQELPRLASPPLREDDKDGHYVFAVGDNLTSRYKINAKMGEGTFGQVLECWDRERKEMVAIKIIRGIKKYRDAAMIEIGMLEQLGKYDKSRSSCVQIRNWFDYRNHICIVFERLGPSLYDFLRKNNYRSFPIALVREVAKQLLECIAFMHELRLIHTDLKPENILLVSPEYIKVPDYKVSSRSPKEGSYYKRLPKSSALKVIDFGSTTFDQQDQTYVVSTRHYRAPEVILGLGWSYPCDIWSVGCILVELCTGEALFQTHENLEHLAMMERVFGPLPYHMLKRADRHAEKYIRKCRLNWPEGCTSRESMKAVMKLPRLQNLVMQNVDQSAGDFIDLLQGLLKYDPASRLTAQEALAHPFLTGVSERR, from the exons ATGGAGTGCATCGCCGAGATGCCGCCCGCGCCGCTCGACCGCCGCCCGCGCAAGCGGCAGCGGTTGGGCTGGGACGTCGGCCCCGCGGAGTTCCATCAG GTTCAGATAGAATTTTGTGGGCAAGAAGTTGCGAATGCCATCACAGCTGTTGCGTTGGGCCTCTCTTCGGGTGGTATTGTTCCTTCTCAGGAGAACCAAGAGCTCCCTCGTTTGGCTTCCCCTCCACTGAGAGAGGATGACAAGGATGGCCATTATGTTTTTGCGGTGGGAGATAACCTCACATCTCGCT ATAAGATTAATGCAAAAATGGGCGAAG GTACCTTTGGTCAGGTGTTGGAATGTTGGGATAGGGAAAGGAAAGAGATGGTGGCTATCAAGATCATCAGGGGCATAAAAAAGTACAGGGATGCTGCAATGATAGAAATTGGCATGCTCGAACAGCTTGGTAAATATGACAAAAGTAGATCCAG TTGTGTTCAAATTCGGAACTGGTTTGACTATCGTAACCATATCTGTATT GTCTTTGAGAGGCTTGGACCAAGCTTATATGATTTTCTGCGGAAAAACAATTACCGCTCATTCCCAATTGCCCTAGTTCGGGAGGTTGCCAAACAACTGTTGGAATGTATAGCAT TTATGCATGAATTGCGCCTCATACACACTGATTTAAAGCCTGAGAACATTCTTCTTGTTTCTCCGGAGTACATTAAAGTGCCTGATTACAAA GTTTCTTCCCGATCTCCAAAGGAGGGCTCCTATTACAAGAGGTTGCCGAAGTCTAGTGCTCTCAAGGTGATTGATTTTGGTAGCACTACCTTTGATCAACAGGACCAGACTTATGTGGTGTCGACAAGGCATTATCGAGCTCCAGAAGTGATCTTGG GACTCGGATGGAGTTACCCATGTGATATTTGGAGTGTTGGTTGTATTCTGGTTGAGCTTTGCACG GGAGAGGCATTATTTCAGACCCATGAAAACTTGGAACATCTGGCTATGATGGAGAGGGTGTTCGGACCTTTGCCATACCATATGCTCAAGAGGGCAGA TCGACATGCTGAGAAATACATCAGAAAATGCCGTTTGAACTGGCCTGAGGGTTGCACTTCGCGGGAGAGCATGAAAGCTGTGATGAAACTGCCCAGGCTTCAG AATCTGGTTATGCAAAATGTGGATCAGTCTGCTGGGGATTTCATCGATCTTTTGCAAGGGCTGCTGAAGTATGATCCAGCAAGCCGCCTAACAGCACAAGAGGCGCTGGCGCATCCATTCTTGACAGGAGTGAGCGAGCGAAGATGA